A DNA window from Rhodoflexus caldus contains the following coding sequences:
- a CDS encoding PD-(D/E)XK nuclease domain-containing protein encodes MIFSVLTSKKSIEVKHIDKADDKKYTKQMKEDLQSYHVVNVLTEIIFFIYAPNAIQDINNFNELEGEQTIQGKTFNVKVIVVR; translated from the coding sequence TTGATTTTCAGTGTTTTAACTTCCAAAAAGTCTATTGAAGTTAAGCATATTGATAAGGCAGACGATAAAAAATATACTAAACAGATGAAAGAAGATTTACAATCCTATCACGTTGTAAATGTTCTAACAGAAATTATATTTTTCATTTATGCCCCAAATGCTATTCAGGACATCAACAACTTTAATGAACTTGAAGGTGAACAGACCATTCAAGGAAAAACATTTAACGTTAAAGTGATTGTAGTGCGATAG